One segment of Pseudomonas pohangensis DNA contains the following:
- a CDS encoding SDR family NAD(P)-dependent oxidoreductase, with product MAIPQLQGKQVLITGAASGIGRASVLAFARQGANIIASDLHLDSLQGLQQEVQALGVDCLIYAVDVSDNNAMAAFAKEVQQQVGAPDVLFNNAGIAYMGKFLDSGLEQWQRIINVNLMGVVHGCYHFLPLMLAAGGPRQVVNVSSTASYAPSPSMASYAASKFAVAGFCDVLRMELHGSQIGVTDVCPGVINTAITASGAAPSMQGEQIQRLQAYYIKEGCSPDVVANDVVNAVMAGKTLVLTGPYSRLLYHLKRVSRRLLFRLTVKTAPKLGYL from the coding sequence TTGGCCATTCCCCAATTGCAAGGCAAACAGGTTCTCATCACCGGCGCCGCCTCCGGCATCGGCCGTGCCTCGGTACTGGCCTTTGCCCGCCAGGGTGCCAACATCATTGCCAGCGATCTGCACCTGGACTCCCTGCAGGGCCTGCAGCAGGAAGTACAGGCCCTTGGCGTCGACTGCCTGATCTACGCAGTTGATGTCAGTGACAACAACGCCATGGCCGCTTTTGCCAAAGAAGTGCAGCAGCAGGTTGGCGCTCCGGATGTGCTGTTCAACAATGCCGGTATTGCCTATATGGGCAAGTTCCTCGACAGCGGGCTGGAGCAGTGGCAGCGCATCATCAACGTCAACCTGATGGGTGTGGTACACGGTTGCTACCATTTCCTCCCGTTGATGCTGGCCGCCGGCGGGCCACGCCAGGTGGTCAATGTGTCGTCCACCGCCAGCTATGCCCCGTCACCATCCATGGCTTCCTATGCGGCGTCCAAATTCGCCGTTGCCGGCTTCTGCGATGTGCTGCGCATGGAGTTGCACGGCAGCCAGATCGGCGTCACCGATGTCTGCCCAGGGGTAATCAACACCGCGATCACCGCCAGCGGTGCTGCGCCTTCCATGCAGGGCGAGCAAATCCAGCGCCTGCAGGCCTATTACATCAAGGAAGGCTGTTCGCCGGACGTGGTAGCCAATGACGTGGTCAATGCCGTCATGGCCGGCAAGACCCTGGTCCTGACTGGCCCCTACTCGCGCCTGCTCTACCATCTCAAGCGGGTCTCGCGGCGCCTGCTGTTCAGGCTCACGGTGAAAACCGCACCGAAGCTGGGCTACCTCTGA
- a CDS encoding YgdI/YgdR family lipoprotein, which yields MRKIILATCCLLSLAGCSSEYIVATKDGQLITTSDEPKLDKNTGMYEFEDSEGREQQIQKDSVTQILER from the coding sequence ATGCGTAAAATAATTCTGGCCACCTGCTGCCTGCTCAGCCTGGCAGGCTGCTCAAGCGAATACATCGTTGCTACCAAGGATGGCCAGCTGATCACTACCAGTGACGAGCCAAAACTGGATAAAAATACCGGCATGTACGAGTTTGAAGACAGCGAAGGGCGTGAACAGCAGATCCAGAAGGACTCGGTAACGCAGATTCTCGAACGCTGA
- the purN gene encoding phosphoribosylglycinamide formyltransferase produces the protein MPATCNVVVLISGSGSNLQALIDSTGTDNPARIRAVISNRADAYGLQRAEAAGIPTRTLDHKQYADRESFDQALIEIIDSYDAELVILAGFMRILSPAFVRHYHGRLLNIHPSLLPKYKGLHTHQRALQANEKEHGCSVHFVTEELDGGPVVLQAVIAIHSSDTPENLAQRIHTQEHRIYPLAMRWFAEGRLQLGQAGVELDGQPLPANGQQLPN, from the coding sequence ATGCCTGCAACCTGCAATGTCGTGGTGCTGATCTCGGGCTCCGGAAGCAACCTGCAGGCCCTGATCGACAGTACCGGCACAGACAACCCGGCCCGTATCCGCGCGGTCATTTCCAACCGTGCGGACGCCTACGGGCTGCAACGCGCAGAAGCGGCCGGCATTCCGACCCGCACCCTTGACCACAAACAATATGCCGACCGCGAAAGCTTTGATCAGGCCCTGATCGAGATCATCGACAGCTATGACGCCGAACTGGTGATACTGGCCGGGTTCATGCGCATCCTCAGCCCCGCTTTTGTCCGCCATTACCATGGCCGCCTGCTGAACATCCATCCGTCGCTGCTACCCAAGTACAAGGGCTTGCACACCCACCAGCGGGCGCTGCAGGCCAACGAGAAAGAACACGGCTGCAGCGTGCACTTCGTCACCGAGGAACTGGATGGCGGGCCGGTAGTGCTGCAGGCGGTCATCGCGATCCATAGCAGCGATACCCCTGAAAATCTTGCCCAACGCATTCATACTCAGGAACACCGGATTTACCCGCTGGCCATGCGCTGGTTTGCCGAGGGACGGCTGCAACTTGGTCAAGCCGGCGTCGAGCTGGATGGCCAGCCGCTCCCCGCCAACGGCCAGCAACTACCCAACTAG
- the gloA gene encoding lactoylglutathione lyase, with protein MRILHTMLRVGDMDRSIAFYTEVLGMTLLRRNDYPDGQFTLAFVGYGDEAHNSVLELTYNWGVDQYEQGTGYGHVALEVEDVYKACEGIRQLGGKITREPGPMKHGSTILAFVEDPDGYKIELLSAKRSD; from the coding sequence ATGCGAATCCTGCACACCATGCTGCGCGTCGGCGATATGGACCGTTCCATCGCCTTTTATACCGAGGTGCTGGGCATGACCCTGCTGCGCCGCAATGACTATCCGGACGGTCAGTTCACTCTGGCATTTGTCGGCTATGGCGACGAGGCACACAACAGCGTGCTCGAACTGACCTACAACTGGGGTGTCGATCAGTACGAGCAGGGCACCGGCTATGGGCACGTCGCCCTGGAAGTCGAGGATGTCTACAAGGCCTGTGAAGGCATTCGCCAGTTGGGTGGCAAGATCACCCGGGAGCCGGGGCCGATGAAACACGGCAGTACCATCCTGGCCTTTGTCGAAGACCCGGACGGTTACAAGATCGAACTGTTGTCGGCCAAACGCAGCGACTAG
- the purM gene encoding phosphoribosylformylglycinamidine cyclo-ligase produces the protein MSKQPSISYKDAGVDIDAGEALVERIKSVARRTARPEVMGGLGGFGALCEIPAGYRQPVLVSGTDGVGTKLRLALNLNKHDSIGQDLVAMCVNDLVVCGAEPLFFLDYYATGKLNVDVAATVVTGIGAGCELAGCSLVGGETAEMPGMYEGEDYDLAGFCVGVVEKSEIIDGSKVASGDALIALPSSGPHSNGYSLIRKIIEVAGADIENVQLDGKPLADLLMAPTRIYVKALLKLIKDTGAAKAMAHITGGGLLDNIPRVLPEGAQAIVDVASWQRPAVFDWLQQQGNVDEHEMHRVLNCGVGMVICVAREQLDVALDNLRASGEQPWVIGHIADAAAGAAQVQLNNLKAH, from the coding sequence ATGAGCAAGCAACCCTCCATCAGCTACAAAGACGCCGGTGTGGACATCGACGCCGGCGAGGCACTGGTTGAACGTATCAAGAGCGTTGCCAGGCGCACCGCTCGCCCGGAAGTCATGGGCGGTCTGGGCGGCTTCGGTGCCCTGTGCGAAATCCCCGCCGGCTACCGGCAGCCGGTACTGGTCTCCGGCACCGATGGTGTCGGCACCAAGCTGCGTCTGGCGCTGAACCTGAACAAGCACGACAGCATCGGCCAGGATCTGGTCGCCATGTGCGTCAATGATCTGGTGGTCTGCGGCGCCGAGCCGTTGTTCTTCCTCGACTATTACGCTACCGGCAAGCTCAACGTCGATGTGGCTGCCACCGTGGTTACCGGCATCGGTGCCGGCTGCGAACTGGCCGGCTGCTCGCTGGTCGGCGGCGAAACCGCAGAAATGCCCGGCATGTATGAAGGCGAAGACTACGATCTGGCCGGTTTCTGCGTCGGTGTGGTGGAGAAAAGTGAAATCATCGATGGCTCGAAAGTGGCCAGCGGCGATGCACTGATTGCCCTGCCTTCCTCCGGCCCGCACTCCAACGGCTATTCGCTGATCCGCAAGATCATCGAAGTGGCCGGTGCCGATATCGAAAACGTGCAACTGGATGGCAAGCCGCTGGCAGACCTGCTGATGGCGCCCACCCGCATTTACGTCAAGGCGCTGCTCAAGCTGATCAAGGACACCGGCGCGGCCAAGGCCATGGCACACATCACCGGTGGCGGTCTGCTGGACAACATTCCGCGCGTGCTGCCCGAGGGCGCCCAGGCCATCGTCGACGTTGCCAGCTGGCAGCGCCCGGCGGTGTTCGACTGGCTGCAGCAACAGGGCAATGTCGACGAGCATGAAATGCACCGGGTACTCAATTGCGGTGTCGGCATGGTCATTTGCGTGGCCAGGGAGCAACTGGATGTCGCTCTGGACAACCTGCGCGCCTCGGGTGAGCAACCCTGGGTGATCGGCCATATCGCCGACGCCGCAGCCGGCGCAGCGCAAGTCCAGCTGAACAACCTGAAAGCGCACTGA
- a CDS encoding DUF3108 domain-containing protein yields the protein MRRALLLCLTLFSFPALAFELEPFTASYTADWKQLPISGSAERSLKALDNGRWELDFEASMLIASLNESSIFTLDKGTFLPLSYRYSRGGIGKSKEINLDFDWQQKQVMGTYRDESVHLPLNRGLLDKSTYQLALQQDVADGKTSMTYQVVDGDEVETYDFRVLGEERVRTKAGLIDAIKVERVRDPTKSSRKTMFWLAKDWNFLLVRLHQVEKDGKEYQIMLKQGEVAGRQVKGKAE from the coding sequence ATGCGTCGCGCGCTACTGCTCTGCCTCACCCTGTTCAGTTTTCCGGCCCTGGCTTTCGAGCTGGAGCCTTTCACCGCCAGTTACACCGCTGACTGGAAACAATTACCGATCAGCGGCAGTGCCGAGCGCAGCCTCAAGGCGCTGGACAACGGCCGCTGGGAGCTCGACTTCGAGGCCTCGATGCTGATCGCCAGCCTCAACGAAAGCAGTATTTTCACCCTCGACAAGGGTACTTTCCTGCCACTCTCCTACCGCTATAGTCGCGGCGGCATTGGCAAGAGCAAGGAAATCAATCTGGATTTCGACTGGCAGCAGAAACAGGTCATGGGCACTTACCGTGACGAATCGGTGCACCTGCCCCTCAACCGCGGCCTGCTCGACAAATCCACCTATCAGCTGGCGCTGCAACAGGACGTTGCAGACGGCAAAACCAGCATGACCTATCAGGTAGTGGATGGTGATGAGGTCGAAACCTACGATTTCCGCGTGCTGGGTGAAGAGCGGGTAAGAACCAAAGCCGGCCTGATCGATGCCATCAAGGTCGAACGTGTACGTGATCCGACCAAAAGCTCACGCAAAACCATGTTCTGGCTGGCCAAGGACTGGAACTTCCTGCTGGTGCGTCTGCATCAGGTCGAGAAGGACGGCAAGGAATACCAGATCATGCTCAAGCAGGGCGAAGTGGCCGGTCGCCAGGTCAAGGGCAAAGCCGAATAA
- the nifJ gene encoding pyruvate:ferredoxin (flavodoxin) oxidoreductase encodes MNPMLTIDGNEAVANVAFRLSEVIAIYPITPSSGMGELSDEWAARGRTNLWGSVPRVVELQSEGGAAGTVHGALQGGALATTFTASQGLLLMIPNMYKIAGELTPTVFHVAARSVASHALSIFCDHSDVMATRATGFALLASNSVQEAQDMAAIGTAASLAGRIPLLHFFDGFRTSHEVAKIHPLTDEVLQQLIPLQLLAEQRQRGLSPERPVVRGTSQNPDVFFQAREAQNPWFDAFPGIVQQTMDRFGELTGRHYRLFDYAGAADAGRVIVLLGSGAETVEETVEHLNRLGEKVGVLKVRLFRPLDPLALVAALPASCRSIAVLDRCKEPGAAGEPLYKDVLTALAEDAGSAQPHFARLPRVTGGRYGLGSKEFSPPMVMATFAALADPHSQRRFTLGIHDDLTGLSLPFDPDLRTDASKQAFCAVFYGLGSDGTVSANKNSIKIIGDETELHAQGFFVYDSKKAGAMTVSHLRFGPQPIHSAYLTGNGDARFVACHQPNFIDSHDLLAHAAPGAVFLLNSSLPTAQVWASLPPAMQQQMLDKQIRFFVIDAYRVAQDAGMGRRINTVMQTCFFAISGILPQDQALAAIKHAVEKTYGRKGRRIAELNYRAIDQALGNLQQVELPQTLEQAPSATAEIPLLDVTDFVRELTLPMIAGHGDRLPVSLFPADGTWPSGTAKYEKRNLALQIPVLETDLCTQCGKCVFVCPHAAIRAKVYPAELAQQAPASFKSMATRSKDYPPGLLMSYQVAPEDCTGCTLCVDVCPIRDKSNVSRKALNMADQPPLREQEAANWQFFLGLPEYDRRQLKHSTIPGSMLLEPLFEFSGACVGCGETPYIRLATQLFGERMLVANATGCSSIYGGNLPTTPYSKNAEGRGPAWNNSLFEDNAEFGLGLRLASSQLATAATTQLQAMAGQIDASLVDALLGADQSDEAGIQEQRERVASLKARLAELATPAAQALAACADSLIRRSVWIIGGDGWAYDIGFGGLDHVLSSGEDVNILVLDTEVYSNTGGQNSKATPLGAVAKFAAGGKPNHKKDLARIAMDYENVYVAQVAYGAKDTHTLRAFLDAESYPGVSIIIAYSPCIAHGIDLAHNLSQQDLAVKTGHWPLLRYDPRRRERGLNPLTVDSAAPSLPFHAFAGNEARFSVLERQHPEAAAHFMAESGRAARLRHQEYVDLAGLALPESVLDAPGPTEGEEHA; translated from the coding sequence ATGAACCCGATGCTCACCATCGACGGCAACGAAGCGGTCGCCAACGTGGCGTTTCGCCTCTCCGAAGTCATTGCGATCTACCCGATCACGCCCTCTTCGGGCATGGGTGAACTCTCTGACGAGTGGGCCGCCCGGGGCAGGACCAATCTCTGGGGCAGCGTGCCGCGAGTGGTCGAACTGCAATCCGAAGGCGGTGCTGCCGGTACCGTGCATGGTGCCTTGCAGGGCGGTGCGCTGGCGACCACCTTCACCGCCTCCCAGGGCCTGCTGCTGATGATCCCGAACATGTACAAGATCGCCGGCGAGCTGACGCCAACGGTGTTTCATGTGGCGGCCCGCTCGGTAGCCAGCCATGCGCTGTCGATCTTCTGTGACCATTCCGATGTCATGGCCACCCGCGCCACCGGCTTTGCCCTGCTGGCCTCCAACTCGGTGCAGGAAGCCCAGGATATGGCCGCCATCGGCACCGCCGCCTCGCTAGCCGGACGCATCCCGCTACTGCACTTCTTCGACGGTTTCCGCACCTCCCACGAGGTAGCCAAGATCCATCCGCTGACCGACGAGGTGCTGCAACAACTGATTCCGCTGCAGCTGCTGGCAGAGCAGCGCCAGCGCGGCCTGTCGCCGGAACGGCCGGTGGTGCGCGGCACCTCGCAGAATCCGGATGTGTTCTTTCAGGCCCGTGAAGCACAAAACCCCTGGTTCGATGCGTTTCCCGGCATAGTGCAGCAGACCATGGATCGCTTCGGCGAACTCACCGGCCGCCATTACCGCTTGTTCGACTATGCCGGTGCAGCGGATGCCGGGCGGGTCATCGTGCTGCTGGGTTCGGGGGCGGAAACCGTCGAGGAAACCGTCGAACATCTGAACCGCCTGGGGGAAAAAGTCGGTGTGCTCAAGGTCCGCCTGTTCCGCCCGCTGGACCCGCTGGCACTGGTCGCCGCCCTGCCGGCCAGTTGCCGCAGCATTGCCGTGCTGGATCGCTGCAAGGAGCCGGGCGCTGCCGGCGAACCCCTGTACAAGGATGTGCTGACCGCACTGGCCGAGGATGCCGGCAGCGCGCAGCCGCACTTTGCCCGCCTGCCGCGGGTGACCGGTGGCCGCTACGGGCTCGGCTCCAAGGAATTCAGTCCGCCGATGGTCATGGCCACCTTCGCCGCGCTGGCCGACCCGCACAGCCAGCGGCGCTTCACCCTCGGCATCCACGACGATCTGACCGGCCTGTCACTGCCGTTTGATCCGGATCTGCGCACCGATGCTTCGAAACAGGCCTTCTGCGCGGTGTTCTATGGCCTCGGCTCGGACGGCACGGTGTCGGCCAACAAGAATTCGATCAAGATCATCGGCGACGAAACCGAACTGCATGCCCAGGGCTTCTTCGTCTATGACTCGAAGAAGGCCGGCGCCATGACCGTTTCGCACCTGCGCTTCGGCCCGCAACCGATTCATTCGGCCTACCTCACCGGTAACGGCGATGCGCGCTTTGTCGCCTGCCACCAGCCGAACTTTATCGACAGCCATGACCTGTTGGCCCATGCCGCGCCGGGCGCCGTGTTCCTGCTCAACAGCAGCCTGCCGACCGCACAAGTGTGGGCCAGCCTGCCACCAGCCATGCAACAGCAGATGCTCGACAAGCAGATCCGCTTCTTTGTTATCGACGCCTACCGGGTGGCGCAGGACGCCGGCATGGGCCGGCGCATCAACACGGTGATGCAGACCTGTTTCTTCGCCATTTCCGGCATCCTGCCGCAGGACCAGGCGCTTGCCGCAATCAAGCATGCCGTGGAAAAAACCTACGGGCGCAAGGGCCGGCGCATCGCCGAACTGAACTACCGGGCCATTGACCAGGCCCTGGGCAACCTGCAGCAGGTCGAATTGCCGCAAACCCTGGAGCAAGCACCATCGGCAACGGCGGAGATCCCGCTGCTGGATGTCACCGACTTCGTCCGTGAGCTGACCCTGCCGATGATCGCCGGCCACGGTGACCGCCTGCCGGTGTCGCTGTTCCCCGCCGATGGCACCTGGCCAAGCGGTACCGCAAAGTACGAGAAACGCAATCTGGCGCTGCAGATACCGGTGCTGGAAACCGACCTGTGTACCCAGTGCGGCAAGTGCGTGTTCGTCTGTCCGCATGCGGCGATTCGCGCCAAGGTCTACCCGGCCGAGCTGGCGCAACAGGCTCCGGCCAGCTTCAAGTCCATGGCCACGCGCAGCAAGGATTACCCGCCGGGCCTGCTGATGAGCTACCAGGTGGCACCGGAAGATTGCACCGGCTGCACCCTGTGCGTGGATGTCTGCCCGATCCGCGACAAGTCGAATGTCTCGCGCAAGGCGCTGAACATGGCCGACCAGCCCCCCTTGCGCGAGCAGGAAGCGGCCAACTGGCAATTCTTCCTCGGCTTGCCCGAGTACGACCGCCGGCAGCTCAAGCACAGCACCATTCCCGGCTCGATGCTGCTCGAGCCGCTGTTCGAGTTCTCCGGTGCCTGTGTCGGCTGCGGTGAAACCCCCTACATCCGCCTGGCCACCCAGCTGTTCGGCGAACGCATGCTGGTCGCCAATGCCACCGGCTGCTCGTCGATCTATGGCGGCAACCTGCCCACCACCCCCTACAGCAAGAATGCCGAGGGCCGGGGGCCGGCGTGGAACAACTCGCTGTTCGAAGACAACGCCGAGTTCGGCCTCGGCCTGCGTCTGGCCAGCAGCCAGCTGGCCACCGCTGCGACTACCCAGCTGCAGGCAATGGCCGGACAAATCGACGCCAGCCTGGTGGATGCGCTGTTGGGTGCCGACCAAAGCGACGAGGCCGGTATCCAGGAGCAACGCGAACGGGTTGCCAGTCTCAAGGCACGCCTGGCCGAACTCGCCACACCGGCCGCACAAGCCCTGGCGGCCTGTGCCGACAGCCTGATCCGGCGCAGTGTTTGGATCATCGGCGGCGACGGCTGGGCCTATGACATCGGCTTCGGCGGCCTTGATCATGTACTGAGCAGCGGCGAAGACGTGAATATCCTGGTGCTGGATACCGAGGTCTACTCCAATACCGGCGGCCAGAATTCCAAGGCCACACCACTGGGTGCCGTGGCCAAGTTTGCCGCCGGCGGCAAGCCCAATCACAAGAAGGACCTGGCGCGCATCGCCATGGACTACGAGAACGTCTACGTCGCCCAGGTCGCTTACGGGGCCAAGGATACCCATACCCTGCGCGCCTTCCTCGATGCCGAAAGCTATCCCGGAGTATCGATCATCATTGCCTACAGCCCGTGTATCGCCCACGGCATCGATCTGGCGCACAATCTCAGCCAGCAGGATCTGGCGGTAAAAACCGGTCACTGGCCGCTGCTGCGCTACGACCCGCGCCGACGCGAACGCGGCCTCAACCCGCTGACGGTCGACAGCGCCGCACCGAGCCTGCCGTTCCATGCGTTTGCCGGCAACGAAGCGCGCTTCAGCGTGCTCGAACGCCAGCACCCCGAGGCCGCCGCGCACTTCATGGCAGAGTCCGGGCGGGCGGCGCGCCTGCGCCATCAGGAATACGTTGATCTGGCCGGGCTGGCCCTGCCCGAATCCGTACTGGATGCGCCCGGCCCAACCGAGGGAGAAGAACATGCCTGA
- a CDS encoding AarF/UbiB family protein, producing MALTFIRRMGENARPSGFTGANLLLGSACHFPDTLMPRAPKPTPVESSLSFGELLPALKDRTQWALRSTGELTVGLARIIKSLGPLIDLLNSNEDINEAQLHAVLDNLFDSIAQHPLVGQLRVLTERMRERRMLPNESTTEDLIRFLVDQVHKRSLINIPKEVTEEFWRFFDELMSEPELRGLGEVSLDVVRILVSAYEPLLVSLINQLKALRKVNDRKLRDIALSARVVRDDLLIFRRQIRALRFVRQFFEVDPEDLQGQAEVVAQMVREFGPLFIKMAQVAASNSDFLPQEMADALAVFREDVDPMTPSEVEQAFIECFGESPRDRYFGFDASKPLKSGSIASVYLAQKPMKPTRKGQRHLVPVVVKVGRHNLAREFLIGKTVIKLAIVSSHYWAPHSKLAPFFNSWLDQIDVFVEGFNCELDFEAEAQNQTRFARRIRPGDDWYVPEVFVSSRRIIEMELVDNAQCLSSAFQIGSPLRRKKIRRKVGRSFLQAMLTQMLVYREFHGDLHAGNVLVDPAGKLHFIDWGNTVPLEGIWKPALRYLQGVLSGDSDAVVTAVIEMSVAGNVSAKERKEIEASVIKAFAASDMTPLGYDFARTLYEEGTEGLIERVDLAMRLASGFTRQGLIIKGEYMHLSRSVTAMIGSYMAIYSGLPRSAMVLDALEVSWRFPLSIGRLGFDTARKRVLQHLLGMAANKKMLALLPQAELPTD from the coding sequence GTGGCCCTTACTTTTATCCGCCGCATGGGTGAAAATGCGCGCCCTTCTGGTTTTACCGGCGCCAATCTGCTGCTTGGCTCTGCCTGTCACTTCCCGGATACCCTGATGCCCCGTGCCCCCAAGCCCACCCCTGTAGAATCATCGCTGAGCTTTGGAGAGTTGCTTCCCGCCCTGAAAGACCGCACCCAGTGGGCGCTGCGCTCTACCGGCGAGCTGACGGTTGGCCTGGCGCGCATCATCAAGTCTCTCGGCCCGCTGATCGACCTGCTCAACAGCAACGAGGACATCAACGAAGCCCAGCTGCATGCCGTACTCGACAACCTGTTCGACAGCATTGCCCAGCACCCGCTGGTGGGCCAGCTACGGGTGCTCACCGAACGCATGCGCGAACGGCGCATGTTGCCCAACGAAAGCACCACCGAAGACCTGATCCGTTTTCTCGTCGACCAGGTGCACAAGCGCAGCCTGATCAACATTCCCAAGGAAGTTACCGAGGAATTCTGGCGTTTCTTCGACGAACTGATGAGCGAGCCGGAGTTGCGCGGCCTCGGCGAAGTCAGTCTGGACGTGGTGCGCATCCTGGTCAGTGCCTATGAGCCCTTGCTGGTATCGCTGATCAACCAGCTCAAGGCCCTGCGCAAGGTCAACGACCGCAAGCTGCGCGACATTGCCCTGAGCGCCCGCGTGGTGCGCGATGACCTGCTGATCTTCCGCCGGCAGATCCGTGCCCTGCGTTTTGTCCGGCAGTTCTTCGAAGTCGATCCGGAAGACCTCCAGGGCCAGGCCGAAGTGGTTGCGCAGATGGTCCGCGAGTTCGGCCCGCTGTTTATCAAGATGGCCCAGGTAGCGGCCTCCAATTCGGACTTCCTGCCGCAGGAAATGGCTGATGCGCTGGCAGTGTTCCGCGAGGACGTCGATCCGATGACGCCATCGGAAGTGGAACAGGCGTTCATCGAGTGCTTCGGCGAATCGCCGCGCGACCGCTATTTCGGTTTCGACGCCAGCAAACCGCTGAAATCCGGCTCGATTGCCTCGGTCTATCTGGCGCAGAAGCCGATGAAGCCCACGCGCAAGGGCCAGCGCCATCTGGTGCCGGTGGTGGTCAAGGTCGGCCGGCACAACCTGGCGCGGGAATTCCTCATCGGCAAAACCGTGATCAAACTGGCCATCGTCAGCAGTCACTACTGGGCGCCGCACTCCAAGCTGGCACCCTTCTTCAACTCCTGGCTGGACCAGATCGACGTGTTTGTCGAAGGTTTCAACTGCGAACTGGACTTCGAAGCCGAAGCGCAGAACCAGACGCGTTTTGCCCGGCGCATCCGCCCAGGCGATGACTGGTATGTGCCGGAAGTGTTCGTCAGTTCACGGCGCATCATCGAAATGGAACTGGTGGACAACGCCCAGTGCCTGTCCAGCGCGTTCCAGATCGGCTCGCCGCTGCGGCGCAAGAAGATCCGGCGCAAGGTCGGCCGCTCCTTCCTGCAGGCCATGCTCACCCAGATGCTGGTCTATCGGGAATTCCATGGCGACCTGCACGCCGGCAATGTGCTGGTGGACCCGGCCGGCAAGCTGCATTTCATCGACTGGGGCAATACCGTGCCGCTGGAAGGTATCTGGAAGCCGGCACTGCGCTATCTGCAGGGCGTGCTGTCCGGCGATAGTGATGCGGTGGTGACTGCCGTGATCGAGATGAGCGTGGCCGGCAATGTCAGCGCCAAGGAGCGCAAGGAAATCGAAGCCAGCGTGATCAAGGCCTTTGCCGCTTCGGACATGACGCCACTTGGCTACGACTTTGCCCGCACACTCTATGAAGAAGGCACTGAAGGATTAATCGAGCGCGTTGACCTGGCCATGCGTCTGGCCAGCGGCTTCACTCGTCAGGGCCTGATAATCAAGGGTGAATACATGCATCTGTCACGCTCGGTGACGGCCATGATCGGCTCGTACATGGCGATCTACAGCGGGCTGCCGCGCAGTGCGATGGTGCTGGATGCACTGGAAGTGAGCTGGCGCTTTCCGCTGTCGATTGGCCGTCTCGGCTTCGACACGGCACGCAAGCGTGTGCTGCAGCACCTTCTCGGCATGGCAGCGAACAAGAAGATGCTGGCCCTGTTGCCGCAGGCTGAACTCCCAACCGACTGA
- a CDS encoding dihydroorotate dehydrogenase-like protein yields the protein MPDLSTSYLGLQLKNPLVPSSSPLSYKLDALLHLEDAGAAAIVMHSLFEEDVRNEEQMLDRFLINPDAFGESSGHLPRHANYQSKLDAYLEQISLLKQRLSIPLVASLNGTTTGGWLQLGKEIQDAGADALELNSWFVPTDPHISSSAQEEQYLALLRELKAVVCIPVCMKLSPFFSSLPHFVCQAEAAGAAGVSLFNRFFQPDIDLEHLRIIDHAQLTSSADTMLAMRWIAILRGRSGLSLAATGGVHQPADALKMLLAGADVVHMASALLQRGPQALREVLEGMHDWMEQHEYDSVGQLKGAMSQQNLPDPGGFARAAYLNALNSFSPPAGVRY from the coding sequence ATGCCTGATTTATCCACCAGCTATCTCGGACTGCAGCTGAAAAATCCGCTGGTGCCCTCCTCCAGCCCGCTCAGCTACAAGCTTGACGCCTTGCTGCATCTGGAGGACGCCGGCGCGGCGGCAATTGTCATGCACTCGCTGTTCGAGGAGGACGTACGCAACGAAGAGCAGATGCTCGATCGCTTTCTGATCAACCCCGATGCGTTTGGCGAGTCCTCCGGGCACTTGCCGCGACACGCCAACTACCAGAGCAAACTCGACGCCTACCTGGAGCAGATCAGCCTGCTCAAGCAGCGCCTGTCCATCCCGCTGGTGGCCAGCCTGAATGGCACTACAACCGGTGGCTGGCTGCAGCTGGGCAAGGAAATCCAGGATGCCGGCGCCGATGCGCTGGAGCTCAACAGCTGGTTCGTGCCTACCGACCCGCATATCAGCAGCAGCGCCCAGGAAGAACAGTATCTGGCGCTGCTGCGCGAGCTGAAGGCGGTGGTGTGCATTCCCGTGTGCATGAAGCTGAGCCCGTTCTTCAGCTCCCTGCCGCACTTCGTCTGTCAGGCGGAAGCGGCCGGTGCTGCCGGCGTATCGCTGTTCAACCGGTTTTTCCAGCCGGATATCGACCTCGAACACCTGCGCATCATTGATCATGCCCAGCTGACCAGCTCTGCCGATACCATGCTGGCGATGCGCTGGATCGCCATCCTGCGTGGCCGCAGCGGTCTCAGTCTGGCCGCCACCGGCGGCGTGCACCAGCCGGCAGACGCGCTGAAGATGCTGCTTGCCGGCGCCGACGTGGTGCATATGGCCAGCGCCCTGCTGCAACGCGGCCCACAGGCCCTGCGCGAGGTACTCGAGGGTATGCATGACTGGATGGAACAGCATGAGTACGACTCGGTCGGGCAGCTCAAGGGCGCCATGAGCCAGCAAAACCTGCCGGATCCGGGCGGGTTTGCGCGGGCAGCCTATCTGAATGCGCTGAACTCCTTCAGCCCGCCGGCCGGAGTGCGCTATTAG